One Chloroflexota bacterium genomic window, GACGGACGACGAGATTGGGCAAATTGAGACTGGCGAAGACCGTGCGGGATTGCATTGCCATTGCGTGGGCAGTGACGGCGGCCGGGATAAATGAGACTGCCGCGCCCAACGCGACAACCGCCCCGGCGTGATGCAACCGGGGCCTGCATGGCGGGGATGTGGGCGCTCTCGGCCGCCTACTCCCCCTCGACGGGGTTGCGCAGGGTGCCGATGCCCGGGATCTCGATTTCCACGACGTCGCCGGGAACGATGTCGGGCGTGGCGCCGTCGCAGCCGAGCCACATGACGTCGCCGACGTAGAGGGTGACGTACTTGGTGGTCTCCACAAGGAAGTCGACGAGCGAGTAGATGGCATCGCCGGTGGAGTACCGCGAGGCCTCCTCGCCGTTGATGCGGGTGATGACCGTCAGCGCCTCCGGGTCCAGGCCGGGGGTAACCCACGGGCCCATCGGGTTGAAGGTGTCCGTGTTCTTCGCGCGCCACAGCGTGCGGTCGCCGCGCTGCCACGTGCGCTCGCTGACGTCGTTGCCGATGGTGTAGCCGAGCACGCAGTCGAGGGCGTTCTCGCGCGTCAGCCCCTTGGCCGTGCGGCCGATGACCGCGGCCAGCTCACCCTCGACCTGCACGGGACCGGTGGCGTCGCGCGGGATGATGATGGCCTCATCGTGGGCGATAAGGCTGTTGACCGCGCGGTAGCCGATGTCGGCGCGGGGCGGCGCAGCGCCGCTGCCGCCGAGGGCCTGCGCAGCCCACGCCAAGTGCGCGCGGTAGTTGGCCCCGGCCGCGTAGAAGGTAGGCGGAACGCAAGGGATGAGCAGCTTCACGTCGGCCAGCGGCCTCGACTCATCGCCCGCCATTCCAGCGGCGACCGCCTCGCCGCCGTCGAAGGGGCTGCCTGTCATGGCGCGTACCGTGCCGCCGTCCACGACACCGTATGCGGCTCCGGCTCCATCCTGAAACCTGCACCAGTGCATGACGCCCTCCCTCTTCCTCGCCACAAGTAGCGTGGCCACGCCGGCTCCCGTATGATACGTTCACCGGACGAACGATTGCGAGGGGGTATACCTGTATGGCCAAGAAGCGGTTTCTCCTGGAGATGGGCATGGGCGTCGACCTGCACGGGCGCGACTACACCAAGGCCGCGCAGCGCGCTGTGCGCGAGGCCATCTGGCACAACAGCTTTGGCGCCGCCCGCCACCTCGGCAAGGGCGTCGACGAGATGCTGGTGGACGTGATCATCGCCGCGCCGGACCCGGACGCCGTCGACGGCGCGGCCGTGCTGGAGGCGCTGCCCCACGGCAACAACAACACCATCAAGGTCGTGCAGGGCGGCCTCGATATCCCCAATGAGGCGGGCGACGACTCGACGGTCATCGTAAACGCCGCGGTGGTGGTCAGCTTCGACCTGTAGCGGCTGCATAGTCGCACACGGGTGTCGCCCTTCGACAGGGTCCAGAGGGGCAGTGGACAAGGCGTCAATGTAAGCACGCCAACGCCGCGTTAACCGGATCGTGGTTGCGGACGGCCGCAGGTTCAGTACAATACGGGCATACCCAAGATTCAGAGGAGGAACTATGGCTACTGTATCTGAGGAACTCGCCATCTCCACGGCGGATGGCACCATGACCGGCTATGCCTATCTTCCGGAGGGCGACGGCCCTCACCCGGCGGTCATCGTGATCCAGGAGATCTTTGGCGTCGACGACCACATCAAGGACGTCGCCAGCCGCTTCGCCGCCGAGGGCTACTACGCCGTGGCCCCCGACCTGTTCTACCGGCAGGGCGACGGCCTGACCGTCTCCTACGACAACCGTGAAGAGGCCTTCGCGCTGCGGGCCACCACCACGCCCGAGGGCATCACGGCCGACCTGAACGCGCTGATGGCGCACCTGCAGAGCGACGCCCGCGCCAACTCCAACGTTGGCATTGTGGGCTACTGCTTCGGCGGCGGCGTGGTCTACCTCGCCTCCCACGCGGTGCCCGGCGTCTCCGCCGCGGCCATCTACTACGGCGGCGGAATCGTCCCCCGCGACGACGCCCCCGCGGGCGCGCCCAACGGCCTCGACCACGCCGGCGCAGTCGCGTGCCCGGTCATCGGCTTCTGGGGCTCGGAGGACGCAGGCATCCCCGTCGCACACGTCGAGCGCATCGAGCAGGCGTTAAAGGACGCGGGCAAAGACGTGGAGTTCCACGTCTACGAGGGCGCCGGCCACGGCTTCTTCTGCGACGGCCGCGTCAGCTACAACAAGGAAGCGTCCGACGACGCCTGGCCGCGCACACTGGCCTTCTTCAAGCGGAACCTGGGCACAGACTAGGCGATACAGCGTAGAAAACGGGAGGGCGCTCCAACGGGGCGCCCTTTCCATTTGCCCTCGCGTAGCCTAGAGGTTGACGAGCACGCCGCCGGTCACCACCAGCGCCGCGCCCGCTACGATGGCCGGCGAGACTAGCTCGAGGCGCCGCAGGAAGAGTCTCGAGAGCACCACGGCAAAGAGCGGCTCCATGTTCTGCAGAGGCACCACAATCAACAGGTCGCCTCGCAACAGCGCGCCCAGGACGCACAGATGGGCCGTGATGGCCATCGCTCCGCCGATGGTGAACAGCAGGAGCGTGCGGCCGCGAGGGATGGAGAGCGCCTGCCCCTTGACGGCGCCCGCGCCCATCGACGTCAGGAGCGCGGTCGACGACATCACCGCCAGACCGAGGAAGATCTCGGGCGTTATTTGCAGCCCCCACTTGCGGAACACGTACGTGATGGCGATGAAGAACCCGGCGCCCAGAGGGAACAGCAGGTCCAGCGGGCGCCGCGGCCTGTCGCGGTTGCCGCCGGAGGCGTCCAACCCCAGCAGCGCAAGGCCCACCAGCATCGCCACCGTCCCAGCGCCGATGAACGGCGTGAGCGTCTCGCTGAAGAACAGCACGCCGGCGACCGCGGTGAAGAGCACCTGCACGTTGTATATGGGCGTGGTTACGGCGACGCCCACACGCTGCAATCCCGTAAACAGCAACAGCCGTCCCAGGAAGGGCCCGCACACTCCAGCCCCCACGAAGGCAAGCACCGCCCAGCTTGAGAGGCTCATCCACGGGGCGAGGAAGACGAACAGCGGCCAGGATACGGCAACGGCGACCAGCGCAGCCGTTCGCACCGCCGCATCCGTGGTTCCCCGTTCGAGGCCCAGCCGGGTGAAGAACGATGCCAGCGCGAAGAACATGCCCGCGACGACGGCGAGGAGTGCGGGAGGCATTCGGACAGGCACCGCCCTTTGTGAATTGGCGCCGGCGTGCGGCGCTCCGCCCTACTGTAGCCGCCTCGTCACAGGTTAACCAGCACCGCTCCCGTCATCACGAGCGCCGCCCCCGCCACGACAGCGAGGGTTATCCGCTCGAGCCGGCGCAGGAACACCAGGGAGAGCAGCAGCGCGAAGAGCATCTCAGTGTTCTGCAGGGGGATGA contains:
- a CDS encoding dienelactone hydrolase family protein; translation: MATVSEELAISTADGTMTGYAYLPEGDGPHPAVIVIQEIFGVDDHIKDVASRFAAEGYYAVAPDLFYRQGDGLTVSYDNREEAFALRATTTPEGITADLNALMAHLQSDARANSNVGIVGYCFGGGVVYLASHAVPGVSAAAIYYGGGIVPRDDAPAGAPNGLDHAGAVACPVIGFWGSEDAGIPVAHVERIEQALKDAGKDVEFHVYEGAGHGFFCDGRVSYNKEASDDAWPRTLAFFKRNLGTD
- a CDS encoding DMT family transporter, producing the protein MPPALLAVVAGMFFALASFFTRLGLERGTTDAAVRTAALVAVAVSWPLFVFLAPWMSLSSWAVLAFVGAGVCGPFLGRLLLFTGLQRVGVAVTTPIYNVQVLFTAVAGVLFFSETLTPFIGAGTVAMLVGLALLGLDASGGNRDRPRRPLDLLFPLGAGFFIAITYVFRKWGLQITPEIFLGLAVMSSTALLTSMGAGAVKGQALSIPRGRTLLLFTIGGAMAITAHLCVLGALLRGDLLIVVPLQNMEPLFAVVLSRLFLRRLELVSPAIVAGAALVVTGGVLVNL
- a CDS encoding fumarylacetoacetate hydrolase family protein; the encoded protein is MHWCRFQDGAGAAYGVVDGGTVRAMTGSPFDGGEAVAAGMAGDESRPLADVKLLIPCVPPTFYAAGANYRAHLAWAAQALGGSGAAPPRADIGYRAVNSLIAHDEAIIIPRDATGPVQVEGELAAVIGRTAKGLTRENALDCVLGYTIGNDVSERTWQRGDRTLWRAKNTDTFNPMGPWVTPGLDPEALTVITRINGEEASRYSTGDAIYSLVDFLVETTKYVTLYVGDVMWLGCDGATPDIVPGDVVEIEIPGIGTLRNPVEGE
- a CDS encoding Lin0512 family protein, whose product is MAKKRFLLEMGMGVDLHGRDYTKAAQRAVREAIWHNSFGAARHLGKGVDEMLVDVIIAAPDPDAVDGAAVLEALPHGNNNTIKVVQGGLDIPNEAGDDSTVIVNAAVVVSFDL